TGATGACGTGTCAATCCGTATGGGAATAAAGATATCGAGGCTGACAATTTTATTTGGGTAAAACGCTTGAGTAACCAAGTTTTTTGGTGGTATAGTATCCGGTTCATAAAGGATTATATTATAAAAAATATTATGCAATCTCTTATAAAAGAATATATGGTGGATAAAACAAAAATCGGATTTATCCGTTTTATTTTTGAAGCCTATGAAGGTTTAGCCGTTGTCACAACATTGGAGCCTGGAACCGGCCATATTCGGCTTGCCATGCCCCCGGACCGGCAGGACGAAGTAAATATGGTCACGCAAGCGTTGAAAAAGGATTTTTATTTTGAGCCAAGATAAGCCAAAAGCCTATGTAAACACCATTGGATGCCAGATGAATGTGTATGATTCCCAGATTCTGGCAGGCCTTTTGCAAAATGCAGGGTATGAACAGACCTATGATCCGGACCTGGCAGATCTGGTTTTGTGTAATACCTGCGCCATCCGCCATAAGGCCCAGGAAAAGGCCTATAGCTTTCTGGGTCGCTTTGCAGGTACAAGGA
The genomic region above belongs to uncultured Desulfobacter sp. and contains:
- a CDS encoding DUF4911 domain-containing protein — protein: MQSLIKEYMVDKTKIGFIRFIFEAYEGLAVVTTLEPGTGHIRLAMPPDRQDEVNMVTQALKKDFYFEPR